The Ignavibacteriota bacterium DNA segment GCGTTGGTAGTGCATGGGCATGGGGATTAACCGGAATCGGCCGCGCTCGCGCGCTGCCGGCCGCGCGGTTGCACGGCCGCGGAACCTAGTCACGGAGGCCCTATCCCGGCAAGGGAAAAAGGCCGCCCGGAGTTCGTCTCGCATTATTTCTTTTTCAGGAGATTGGCGTACAGGTCGATGTAGCGCTGCGCCGACGCATTCCACGAGAAGTCCGTTTTCATTGCACGGTGCATCGCGGCAGTCCAGGCGTCGCGGTTCTTGAAGGCGCTGACCGCACGTTTGACGGCCTTGTGCATGTCGGCCCCCTTGTAGTTTTGGAACACGAATCCGTTGCCGGTTTTGGGTTTCTCATCGAGATCAATGACCGTGTCGGCAAGGCCGCCTGTCGCGCGTACGATGGGCAGTGTTCCGTACTGCAGACTGTACATCTGATTCAGTCCGCACGGCTCGTATTTCGACGGCATCAGAAACATGTCGCTTCCGGCTTCGATCAAATGGGCAAGGGGTTCGTCGAACCCGATGTGTACTCCCATTTTCTTGGAGTTTTTCTTCGCGGTCTTCGTGAAGAATTCCTCGTACTTTTTCTCGCCCGATCCGAGAACGACCAACTGGAGGTTCTCACCGAGCAATGCCTCCATTTTCTCCTGCACAAGATCGAAACCCTTCTGGTCAGCAAGACGCGACACGATGCCGATCACGGGCACGCTGTCGCTGTATGGCAGGCCGAAACGTTCGCAGAGGGCTTTTTTATTCTCGACCTTTCCGGAAAGATCATCAAGGGAAAACCGGTTGGGAATGAGCGTGTCCGCGCCGGGATTCCAAATCGCGGTGTCCATTCCATTCAACAGCCCGAATGTATGTTTTGAACGCTTCTTGAAAACACCCTCAAGACCGTATCCGTATTCTTCACTCGAGCGGATTTCTTTTGCGTAGGTTTCGCTCACCGTGGTGATCGCGTCCGCATACATGAGTCCCGCCTTAAGCAGATTCACGTTGCCGTGAAACTCCACGCCGTCCATCCCGAAAGCGCTGGCAGGAAGTCCTGTCTTCTCGAATGAGGCCTTGGGAAATACTCCCTGGTATGCGGCGTTGTGCACGGTGAAGACGATGCGTGTGTTTTTGAATAGCGGATCCTTCGCGTACACTGTCTTCACGAGCGCCGCAACAAGGCCCGACTGCCAGTCGTTGAGGTGAAGGATGTCGGGTTTCCATCCGAGAAGCTTGATCGTCTCGATCACACCACGACTGAAGAAGATGAAGCGGTCGTCGTTGTCCGGCCACGGCTCTTTTGTTGCGGGATCGACGTACAGGTCCGCGCGGTTGTACAGCTCGTCGTTCGCGAGGAAGTACACCTGCACCTTCGTTTTGATGTTCGTTAGAAACGACGACTTCACGCTTCCCAAAAGCGTGCGCTCGCCCACCTCGATCGGAATGTCCGTCAGTCGTTTGATGTCATGTATTTTGAACCGACGATCGCTGACGGCAGCGAACTTCGGCATGATGATGCGGATGTCGTGACCCATCTCGCGAACAACCTGGGGAAGCGCTCCGGAGACGTCGGCGAGGCCGCCGGTTTTTGCGAACGGAACAACTTCGCTCGAAACGAAGAGTATACTCAGGGGTTTCGACATATGTTCTCCGGCAATTCGTAATCAATTGGTCGTGCAACCTGCAAAAGTACGGAAAATCGGAGAAATATACAATTTACGGGGAGGAGGCGACCACCGTGGTGCCGGGGAAGTATGCACGAAGGATCTCTTCGCACGTGTACCCTTTCTTCGCCCGGTCAAGCGCGCCCGTCTGGCAGAAGCCGATTCCGTGCCCGTTTCCACCGCCGCGGATCGTTACGCGTGTGATCCATCGGTTCTGATCGCGCTCGATGACAAGGTCAAACAAGGTGCTGCGAAGCGGAGAGAATCCATCCGGTCGTCGCAGGACCCAGCGCAAGCGGTCTCCTTCAAGCTCCACCGGCCATTGTCGCGCGCGGTTGCCGAACACCACCCTCAGTCGTGCGACACGTCCCGAAGGCATACGGTGGAGAATTGCGAGATCGAGCAGATGCAGTGTGCGGTCCGGACCTCCGCGCTCGAGTGAATCATGCGCGGCGCCGAGGTTCGCGCGAAGTATGTTTTCGATATCGTCGCGGGAATAGGATTCGGTCCAACGAAACTGTGGAGAGGAGGAGCAGTACATGCCATGCCTTCCTGCATCGCGAATACCTGCCAGATACGGTTTTGACTGCGGCCTCCCCCACACCAGCGACACGGCCTCCGTGCTTCCGCCGCAGGTCCCGTGATAATAACACTCGGCATATTTGCTCTCGTAGCTCAATGCCAACCCCGCGGTTTCGCGTACGGCGCGATCGGTTGCAACCGAACTGCGGCTCGATCCCGTGTAGACCTGATCGCGTGTGTCCGCATGCAGATCAAAGAGTCGGGCGATCGGCAGTTCGGCCTTGCGCATGGCATACGTGCGCGCAAGTATCGCCTAGGCTTTGACGCCTTCGATTTCTGCGGGGTTGCGATCATACCCGATCTCGTTCGGCACGACCCCGCGCAGGTATCGTTCAAGGGCCACGATGTTCACGAGGAAAAGGCGTGCACCGTCGGTCGTAACCAGTAGCGTGTCGGGATACCTCGTGCGACCCACAGTAAATGCACCGTCTGCGTCGCGCGGTGTGCAGCGCACTCCCTGTCCACAGTCCAATTCCGTTTTCCCGGTGCGCGCGACAAGATGGCCTCGTTCGTTCACGGAACAGTACAGCGCCCCCGAATCCGAAAGGATGTAACGCGTGCTCTCGGTCTCGATCACCGCGCCCTTCTGTAATCCGATCACGGCCGTTGCCGCGGGATCGGCAATGGAGACGCGTATCGAGGGCCCTGGCCCGGGAACTGCCGTGCGATGCAGATCCGATGAGCATGATGCCAGCAGGCATATGGCTGTTATCAGAGCGGACGCGGTGTATGGGCGTGTCACGTGTTCACCTCCATGCCTCTGGATATGAAAAAAGGGCCCCACCTTCCGGTGCGCCCTGCGTAACGCTCGCGCCGCTGAGCGATGTCAGCGGAACATTGCTTTGATGCTGCCCCAGGTCCGTTTTACGGAACTGACGCTGTGCGAGACGGTCACTTCATTCGAGTACGACGGCGGACCGTTCTGCTCCATGATGCGGAGCCGGTACATGTACACGCTTTCACTCGACTTGTAGGCCGTGCGATCGGTAAACGTGTACATCGAGTTCGGACCCTTTGGATCCACACTTGCAACAGTAGTGAATTCGCCCTGCCAGCCGGCCTTTCGCTGCACTTCGAACACCGCCACATTCGCTTCGCCGCGTGTCTTCCACTCGAGCGTGATATTGTTCCCG contains these protein-coding regions:
- the glgA gene encoding glycogen synthase GlgA; amino-acid sequence: MSKPLSILFVSSEVVPFAKTGGLADVSGALPQVVREMGHDIRIIMPKFAAVSDRRFKIHDIKRLTDIPIEVGERTLLGSVKSSFLTNIKTKVQVYFLANDELYNRADLYVDPATKEPWPDNDDRFIFFSRGVIETIKLLGWKPDILHLNDWQSGLVAALVKTVYAKDPLFKNTRIVFTVHNAAYQGVFPKASFEKTGLPASAFGMDGVEFHGNVNLLKAGLMYADAITTVSETYAKEIRSSEEYGYGLEGVFKKRSKHTFGLLNGMDTAIWNPGADTLIPNRFSLDDLSGKVENKKALCERFGLPYSDSVPVIGIVSRLADQKGFDLVQEKMEALLGENLQLVVLGSGEKKYEEFFTKTAKKNSKKMGVHIGFDEPLAHLIEAGSDMFLMPSKYEPCGLNQMYSLQYGTLPIVRATGGLADTVIDLDEKPKTGNGFVFQNYKGADMHKAVKRAVSAFKNRDAWTAAMHRAMKTDFSWNASAQRYIDLYANLLKKK
- a CDS encoding SpoIID/LytB domain-containing protein, encoding MRKAELPIARLFDLHADTRDQVYTGSSRSSVATDRAVRETAGLALSYESKYAECYYHGTCGGSTEAVSLVWGRPQSKPYLAGIRDAGRHGMYCSSSPQFRWTESYSRDDIENILRANLGAAHDSLERGGPDRTLHLLDLAILHRMPSGRVARLRVVFGNRARQWPVELEGDRLRWVLRRPDGFSPLRSTLFDLVIERDQNRWITRVTIRGGGNGHGIGFCQTGALDRAKKGYTCEEILRAYFPGTTVVASSP